A section of the Aulosira sp. FACHB-615 genome encodes:
- the hpf gene encoding ribosome hibernation-promoting factor, HPF/YfiA family codes for MKLVIHGKNIEITEAIRDYVHQKIEKAVSHFQNITNEVDVHLSVARNPRINPKQAAEVTIYANGSVIRAEESSENLYASIDLVADKIARQLRKYKERRQDKKTQSQPTNEVVVPEPVIPDLIGDRTPELPSEVVRTKYFSMPPMTLTEALEQLQLVGHDFYMFRNAETGEINVIYERNHGGYGVIQPRNNNGHTNGKNGKVSLNNIIQEKSPSLK; via the coding sequence ATGAAGCTTGTCATCCACGGCAAAAATATTGAAATCACCGAAGCAATTAGGGATTACGTGCATCAAAAGATAGAAAAAGCGGTTAGTCACTTTCAGAACATTACAAATGAAGTGGATGTCCACCTAAGCGTAGCTCGCAATCCCCGAATTAACCCGAAACAAGCAGCCGAAGTCACTATCTATGCAAATGGAAGTGTCATCCGTGCCGAGGAAAGCAGCGAAAACTTATACGCCAGCATAGATTTAGTAGCAGATAAAATTGCGCGACAATTACGCAAATATAAAGAAAGGCGACAAGACAAGAAAACTCAAAGTCAACCAACAAACGAAGTAGTCGTCCCAGAACCAGTAATACCAGATTTAATCGGCGATCGCACCCCCGAATTACCCAGCGAAGTCGTCCGTACAAAATATTTTTCCATGCCACCAATGACTCTCACTGAAGCATTGGAACAATTACAACTCGTGGGACACGACTTTTATATGTTCCGTAACGCCGAAACTGGAGAAATTAACGTGATTTACGAACGCAACCACGGCGGTTACGGTGTCATTCAACCCCGCAACAATAACGGCCATACTAACGGTAAAAACGGTAAGGTTTCCCTCAATAACATCATCCAGGAGAAATCACCCTCACTTAAATAA
- a CDS encoding peroxiredoxin, whose amino-acid sequence MAVKVGDIAPDFTLPAQNGTTVSLKDYRGQKAVVLYFYPKDDTPGCTAESCAFRDQYEVFKDAGAEVIGVSGDSSESHQKFAAKYNLPFILLSDKGDQVRKQYGATAAFGLFPGRVTYVIDQQGVVQYVFDSMLNFQGHVTEALKTLQTLSK is encoded by the coding sequence ATGGCTGTTAAAGTTGGAGACATTGCTCCTGATTTCACCTTACCTGCTCAAAATGGTACAACAGTCAGCTTAAAAGACTACCGTGGTCAAAAAGCTGTTGTACTATACTTTTATCCCAAAGACGATACACCTGGATGTACAGCCGAATCTTGTGCTTTCCGCGACCAATATGAAGTGTTTAAAGATGCTGGCGCGGAAGTGATTGGTGTCAGTGGTGATTCTAGCGAATCTCACCAGAAGTTTGCCGCTAAATATAATTTACCGTTTATTCTTTTAAGTGACAAAGGCGACCAAGTACGTAAGCAATATGGTGCGACGGCGGCTTTTGGTTTATTTCCTGGACGTGTCACCTATGTGATTGATCAGCAGGGAGTTGTGCAGTATGTGTTTGATTCCATGCTGAACTTTCAAGGGCATGTTACAGAAGCATTGAAGACTTTGCAAACTCTCAGCAAGTGA
- a CDS encoding acireductone dioxygenase, producing the protein MAILLLEDGTVESDFSEILRELAPIGVHLKHYDPGTSLLFTNLLEQDVLTALEKQYIVELHNGVFECLQQENGSLWCDLLNVHPGVPNLQMLIDTYSRYHTHTAAEPLYVLAGEMIFGFVRPDGSQVQLLVQSQDYISIPAGVEHWCSLTASLNFKAVRYFTSAEGWLPNYTGTQLSDARQQP; encoded by the coding sequence ATGGCAATCCTATTACTAGAAGATGGTACAGTCGAAAGCGATTTCAGTGAGATATTGCGTGAACTTGCGCCTATTGGTGTACATCTCAAGCACTATGACCCTGGAACGTCACTACTGTTTACAAATCTTTTAGAACAGGATGTTTTGACAGCTTTAGAAAAGCAATACATTGTTGAGTTGCATAACGGTGTGTTTGAATGTCTCCAACAAGAAAACGGTTCTCTCTGGTGTGACTTGCTGAATGTGCATCCAGGTGTGCCGAATCTTCAGATGTTGATTGATACTTACAGTCGTTATCATACTCATACTGCGGCTGAACCACTGTATGTCTTAGCAGGAGAAATGATTTTTGGCTTTGTCAGACCAGATGGTAGCCAAGTCCAGTTGTTAGTGCAATCTCAAGACTATATTTCTATTCCCGCAGGTGTGGAGCATTGGTGTAGTTTGACAGCATCGTTAAATTTTAAAGCTGTGCGCTATTTCACTTCAGCCGAGGGTTGGCTACCCAATTACACAGGTACGCAGTTAAGTGATGCACGCCAGCAGCCGTAA
- a CDS encoding tellurite resistance TerB family protein yields MNLVDKILGKENQASEKLTSAEAFAAIALVAVTSDAVLSEQQVHNISAVLSRLKLFSSYPEEFIKKLLEKNLNILRCDGFNALFNAAKESLSPELREVAFAVAADLVMTETVVTEEEKNFLNDLYLALDIPRDNAIKILQVLMVKNQSE; encoded by the coding sequence ATGAATTTAGTAGACAAAATCTTGGGCAAAGAAAACCAAGCCTCAGAAAAGTTGACATCAGCTGAAGCTTTTGCCGCTATTGCTTTGGTTGCAGTGACCTCAGATGCTGTACTTTCAGAACAGCAAGTGCATAATATTTCTGCTGTATTGTCACGGCTTAAGCTTTTTAGCAGTTATCCTGAAGAATTTATCAAAAAACTGTTAGAAAAAAACCTAAATATTCTGCGGTGTGATGGTTTTAATGCTCTCTTTAATGCAGCTAAAGAATCTTTATCGCCAGAATTGCGAGAAGTAGCTTTTGCGGTTGCGGCTGATTTGGTAATGACTGAAACCGTAGTTACTGAAGAAGAAAAAAATTTTTTAAATGACTTGTATCTGGCTTTAGATATTCCACGCGATAACGCGATTAAAATCTTGCAAGTTTTAATGGTGAAGAATCAAAGCGAATGA
- a CDS encoding cobyrinate a,c-diamide synthase — translation MALVIAGERSGVGKTTVTLTLLASLCRRGGQVQSFKVGPDYIDPMFHQYVTGLACRNLDPVLTSEAYVQQCFRHHSQASEYALVEGVMGLFDGIGSREENTVHPFTFASTAHIAQLLDLPVVLVIDCSRLSGSVAAIAHGYCTFDPKIKIAGLVLNRVGSDRHLSLLKDALKSLQLPILGVLRRQDNITIPDRHLGLVPTAELSELDAVIERLADLGDTCFDWQSLLPLLKTQHSALSTPHSALSTQHSALSKVRVAVACDRAFNFYYQDNLDLLQKLGAELVFWSPLEDAELPPNIQGMYFGGGFPEVFAQQLTKNTNVLQAVKTAILQGMPTIAECGGLMYLCQEIIDFEGKSYPMVGIIPTSACMDKRLTLGYRRAIALQDSLLVNVGTNVYGHEFHRSTLKANSHQPLFDTYRYDCDENTGFEGWNLPINLHASYIHLHWGASTEIPQRFIQQCKN, via the coding sequence ATGGCTTTAGTAATTGCAGGTGAACGTAGTGGGGTGGGTAAGACAACAGTCACACTCACCCTTTTGGCATCTTTATGCCGTCGTGGTGGTCAAGTACAATCTTTCAAGGTGGGGCCAGACTACATTGACCCAATGTTTCATCAGTATGTGACTGGCCTTGCTTGTCGCAACTTAGACCCAGTGCTGACTAGTGAAGCTTACGTTCAGCAATGTTTTCGCCATCACAGCCAAGCGAGTGAATATGCTTTGGTTGAAGGGGTGATGGGGTTATTTGATGGAATAGGGAGTCGGGAAGAAAATACTGTACACCCCTTCACTTTTGCTAGTACAGCGCATATTGCACAATTACTCGATTTACCTGTGGTGTTGGTAATTGATTGCAGTCGGTTATCGGGTTCTGTAGCCGCGATCGCTCACGGTTATTGTACCTTTGACCCTAAAATTAAAATAGCTGGTTTAGTGCTGAATCGCGTGGGGAGCGATCGCCATCTTTCTTTACTCAAAGATGCTCTAAAATCTCTACAATTGCCGATTCTCGGTGTGCTGCGTCGTCAAGATAATATTACAATTCCTGACCGCCATCTTGGTTTAGTCCCCACAGCCGAACTCAGTGAATTAGATGCAGTTATAGAACGTCTCGCAGATTTAGGTGATACTTGCTTTGACTGGCAAAGTTTATTACCTTTACTCAAAACTCAGCACTCAGCACTCAGCACTCCCCACTCAGCACTCAGCACTCAGCACTCAGCACTCAGTAAAGTCAGGGTTGCGGTTGCGTGCGATCGCGCTTTTAATTTTTATTATCAAGATAATCTCGACTTATTGCAAAAATTGGGTGCAGAGTTAGTTTTTTGGAGTCCTTTAGAAGATGCAGAATTACCACCAAATATTCAAGGAATGTATTTTGGTGGTGGTTTCCCAGAAGTATTTGCTCAACAATTAACCAAAAATACCAATGTTTTGCAAGCCGTAAAAACAGCGATTCTCCAAGGAATGCCAACAATTGCTGAATGTGGTGGCTTGATGTATTTGTGTCAAGAAATCATTGATTTTGAGGGTAAATCTTACCCAATGGTGGGGATAATTCCCACATCTGCTTGTATGGATAAACGCTTAACACTGGGTTATCGTCGAGCCATAGCTTTACAAGATAGTTTATTAGTAAATGTCGGAACAAATGTTTACGGACATGAATTTCATCGCTCGACTTTAAAAGCCAATTCTCATCAACCACTGTTTGATACTTATCGCTACGATTGCGATGAAAATACGGGCTTTGAAGGCTGGAATTTACCGATTAATCTTCACGCTTCATACATACATTTACACTGGGGAGCTAGTACAGAAATTCCCCAGCGATTTATTCAACAATGTAAAAATTAA
- a CDS encoding DUF1877 family protein yields MGITGEIKKISSSTLDLFIKDPYLVDAFFDAKYLPESPYWQREPYWTGEYAEVAKQNARAIFGNTPAGRSKQWKNTYDWQALEELFLSEWENPELDLDKSWEEITFLLAGYIATYYNTPQGKIPELIVEKGYEKDFLPFLVIKNSQWDGKPLVNAFGAGKDLYFDRDYGPVRYLQAGDEVGQILDGLLELSQEGFKNRFIKESQKPNPVPWIDWSDEEMIDYMTDYYNEIVDYYETAVKEQKALLLYLT; encoded by the coding sequence ATGGGAATAACAGGTGAAATAAAAAAAATTTCTTCATCAACATTGGATTTATTTATCAAAGACCCATATCTTGTTGATGCGTTTTTTGATGCTAAATACTTGCCAGAATCCCCTTACTGGCAAAGAGAGCCTTATTGGACAGGAGAATATGCTGAAGTAGCAAAACAAAATGCTAGAGCAATATTTGGTAATACACCTGCTGGTAGAAGCAAACAGTGGAAAAATACTTATGATTGGCAAGCCTTAGAAGAATTGTTTCTTTCTGAGTGGGAAAATCCCGAATTAGATTTAGATAAATCTTGGGAAGAAATAACATTTTTATTAGCAGGTTATATTGCAACTTATTACAATACACCTCAAGGCAAAATTCCTGAATTAATAGTTGAAAAGGGATACGAAAAAGATTTCTTACCATTTCTAGTCATCAAAAATTCCCAGTGGGATGGTAAACCTTTAGTTAACGCCTTTGGTGCTGGTAAAGACCTCTATTTTGACAGAGACTATGGGCCAGTTAGATATCTGCAAGCAGGTGATGAAGTTGGGCAAATTCTGGATGGTTTATTAGAACTTTCTCAAGAAGGATTTAAAAATCGTTTTATAAAAGAGTCGCAGAAGCCAAACCCTGTACCTTGGATTGACTGGTCAGATGAAGAAATGATTGATTACATGACAGATTACTACAATGAAATTGTTGATTACTATGAAACTGCTGTTAAAGAGCAAAAAGCACTGCTACTCTATTTAACCTAG
- a CDS encoding aldo/keto reductase has protein sequence MEKRKLGTSAVEITPIIVGTWQAGKKMWVGIEDADSIKAIRAAFEAGITTVDTAEVYGEGHSERIVAEALSDVRDQVQYATKVFANHLKYDQVIEACDRSLKNLKTDYIDLYQIHWPAGAFNSEIVPIAETMNALNELKQQGKIRAIGVSNFSGAQLAEASQYGRIDSLQPPYSLFWRSVEKDALPYCIENQISILAYSPLAQGLLTGKFTRGQKFAPEDNRAKNKLFQGENFERAHQALDKLRPIAERHNSTLAQLALAWLIAQPQANAIAGARYPEQAQDNAKAADVKLSSEEIAEIDSIGRIVTDHLDDNPVMWNW, from the coding sequence ATGGAAAAGCGAAAATTAGGTACATCTGCCGTAGAAATCACACCCATTATTGTTGGAACTTGGCAAGCTGGCAAAAAGATGTGGGTGGGAATTGAAGACGCTGACTCGATTAAAGCCATTCGCGCCGCCTTTGAAGCCGGAATCACAACCGTTGACACAGCAGAAGTTTATGGTGAAGGTCATTCTGAGCGCATTGTAGCCGAAGCTTTATCAGATGTGCGCGACCAAGTACAGTATGCCACAAAAGTTTTTGCCAACCATCTCAAGTATGATCAAGTGATTGAGGCTTGCGATCGCTCGTTAAAAAACCTCAAAACCGATTATATCGACCTTTATCAAATTCATTGGCCTGCGGGTGCCTTTAACAGCGAAATCGTCCCCATCGCCGAAACGATGAACGCTTTAAATGAGCTAAAACAGCAAGGAAAAATTAGAGCAATTGGGGTTTCTAACTTTTCTGGCGCACAATTGGCAGAAGCATCACAATATGGACGAATTGATAGCTTGCAACCCCCATATTCCCTATTTTGGCGGTCGGTGGAAAAAGATGCTCTGCCCTATTGTATCGAAAATCAAATTTCTATCTTGGCTTATTCACCCTTAGCCCAAGGATTATTAACAGGTAAATTTACTCGCGGCCAAAAATTTGCCCCAGAAGACAACCGCGCCAAGAATAAATTATTTCAGGGCGAAAACTTTGAACGCGCTCACCAAGCCTTAGATAAACTCCGCCCCATAGCCGAACGCCATAATTCTACCTTGGCACAGTTAGCATTAGCTTGGTTAATTGCCCAACCCCAAGCCAATGCGATCGCAGGCGCACGTTATCCCGAACAAGCACAAGACAACGCCAAAGCCGCCGATGTCAAACTTTCCTCTGAAGAAATCGCCGAAATCGACTCTATTGGACGAATTGTCACCGATCATTTAGATGACAACCCAGTTATGTGGAATTGGTAA